From the Camelus dromedarius isolate mCamDro1 chromosome 36, mCamDro1.pat, whole genome shotgun sequence genome, one window contains:
- the PNMA2 gene encoding paraneoplastic antigen Ma2, whose protein sequence is MALALLEDWCRIVSVDDQKSLMVMGIPVDCDETEIQKTLQEALKSLGRYRLLGKIFRKQENANAVLLELLEDTDVSAIPSEVQGKGGIWKVIFKTPNQDIEFLQRLNLFLEKEGQTISGMFRALGHEGVSPATAPCASPGFLAHLLGQALAHAPQPLLPMRYRKLRVFSGSAAPAPEEEPFEIWLEQATEIVTEWPVAEAEKKRWLMESLRGPALDLMHIVQADNPSISAEACLEAFKQVFGSLESRRTSQVKYLKAYQEEGEKVSAYVLRLETLLRRAVEKRAIPRSIADQVRLEQVMAGASLSEILWCRLRALKDQGPPPSFLELMKVIRQEEEEEASFENENVEEPEDGDGYGHWDHEADD, encoded by the coding sequence ATGGCGCTGGCACTGTTGGAGGACTGGTGTAGGATCGTGAGTGTGGATGATCAGAAGTCACTGATGGTTATGGGGATACCAGTGGACTGTGATGAGACCGAGATTCAAAAGACTCTCCAGGAGGCTTTAAAGTCTCTGGGCAGGTATCGACTGCTTGGCAAAATATTCAGGAAGCAGGAGAATGCCAATGCTGTGTTATTAGAGCTTCTGGAGGACACTGATGTCTCCGCGATCCCCAGCGAGGTTCAGGGAAAGGGGGGTATCTGGAAAGTGATCTTTAAGACCCCTAACCAGGACATTGAATTTCTTCAAAGGCTGAACCTCTTTCTAGAAAAAGAGGGGCAGACAATCTCGGGAATGTTCCGAGCGCTTGGGCACGAGGGCGTGTCTCCAGCCACGGCACCCTGCGCGTCACCGGGGTTCCTGGCCCATTTGTTGGGACAGGCACTCGCCCACGCCCCTCAGCCGCTGCTCCCAATGAGATACCGGAAGCTGAGAGTGTTCTCAGGGAGCGCCGCGCCCGCCCCCGAGGAAGAGCCCTTTGAAATCTGGTTGGAACAGGCCACTGAGATAGTCACAGAGTGGCCGGTagcagaggcagaaaagaaaCGATGGTTGATGGAAAGCCTTCGCGGCCCGGCCCTGGACCTCATGCACATAGTCCAGGCAGACAATCCGTCCATAAGTGCGGAAGCGTGTCTGGAGGCATTTAAGCAAGTGTTCGGGAGCCTGGAGAGCCGCAGGACCTCACAGGTGAAATACTTGAAGGCCtatcaggaggaaggagagaaggtcTCCGCCTACGTGTTGCGGCTGGAAACCCTGCTGCGCAGGGCGGTGGAGAAGCGGGCCATCCCGCGGAGCATCGCCGACCAGGTCCGCTTGGAGCAGGTCATGGCTGGGGCGAGCCTTAGCGAAATCCTCTGGTGCAGGCTGAGGGCGCTGAAGGATCAGGGCCCACCCCCCAGCTTCCTGGAGCTCATGAAGGTCATCCgccaagaggaggaggaggaggcctctTTCGAAAACGAGAATGTTGAGGAGCCGGAGGATGGGGACGGCTATGGACACTGGGATCACGAAGCAGATGACTAA